From Vigna unguiculata cultivar IT97K-499-35 chromosome 5, ASM411807v1, whole genome shotgun sequence, the proteins below share one genomic window:
- the LOC114184455 gene encoding uncharacterized protein LOC114184455 yields the protein MTGAEAVGSGNLVMGRCVIAGKSACVLYDSKATHSFVSESYVQRLGLPVCELQCDLVVSTPASGLELEVILGMDWLSANRILIVCCEKSLLFPNSEEPELLSSHDVMKELQNGAQCFLIFTHLVVEGEGMICVIPVVQEFEDVK from the exons ATGACTGGAGCGGAAGCAGTAGGCTCAGGTAACCTTGTCATGGGTCGTTGTGTGATTGCTGGTAAATCTGCATGTGTTTTGTATGACTCTAAAGCGACACACTCTTTCGTGTCTGAATCTTATGTGCAAAGGTTGGGTCTGCCAGTTTGTGAACTGCAATGTGACCTTGTGGTATCTACTCCGGCATCGGGTCTG gagttggaaGTGATCCtaggaatggattggctctccgCCAATCGTATCCTTATAGTCTGCTGCGAGAAGAGCCTGCTATTTCccaactcagaggagcctgagttgttatCGTCTCACGATGTTATGAAGGAGCTACAGAACGGTGCTCAGTGTTTCTTGATCTTTACACACCTAGTGGTGGAGGGAGAAGGGATGATATGTGTGATACCGGTAGTACAGGAATTTGAAGACGTGAAGTGA